A single genomic interval of Neochlamydia sp. AcF84 harbors:
- the mutY gene encoding A/G-specific adenine glycosylase — protein MYSIDFKRLKEWFLSEKRSLPWRHQPSPYAVWVSEVMLQQTQVSVVIPYFHRWMQRFPSIASLAEADLDEVIKLWEGLGYYSRARSLHQAAQYVVTHHQGQLPSNEEELKKIKGLGPYTVGAILSFAFRQRAAAVDGNVIRVLSRYFEIKEDFAKNKAVNNLRKIALEILPEDEAWIQNEALIELGATVCKKKPKCMECPLRSSCKGYRNGTAQQLPFKSTKVETSYLYRAVPIIIFGDKLLVKRGQKGKIMSDLHEFPYFETSPLGWSYQRLQEEIFLQWSLETQYIKELPQVNHSFTRYQASLKPVLFQSSYERPIRDHTWLTHETLMQLAFSSGHRRIFMDLNLKV, from the coding sequence TCTCTTCCTTGGCGTCATCAGCCATCTCCTTATGCTGTCTGGGTATCGGAAGTCATGTTGCAGCAAACACAAGTCTCCGTAGTTATTCCTTACTTTCATCGATGGATGCAGCGCTTTCCCTCTATAGCTTCCCTTGCTGAAGCAGACCTTGATGAGGTCATCAAATTATGGGAAGGCTTAGGATATTATTCTAGAGCAAGAAGCTTACATCAAGCTGCTCAATATGTTGTAACCCATCATCAGGGGCAACTGCCTTCTAATGAAGAGGAATTAAAAAAAATAAAAGGATTAGGCCCTTATACCGTGGGGGCCATCTTAAGTTTTGCTTTTCGCCAACGTGCTGCAGCTGTTGATGGCAATGTGATTCGCGTCTTATCCCGTTATTTTGAAATTAAAGAGGATTTTGCTAAAAATAAAGCCGTGAATAATTTACGTAAAATTGCTCTAGAAATCCTTCCTGAGGATGAGGCTTGGATTCAAAATGAAGCTCTCATTGAACTTGGGGCAACGGTATGTAAGAAAAAGCCTAAATGTATGGAATGTCCTTTAAGATCTAGCTGTAAGGGCTATAGAAATGGTACAGCTCAGCAATTACCCTTTAAATCCACCAAAGTGGAAACAAGCTATCTCTATCGTGCGGTCCCTATCATTATATTTGGAGATAAATTACTTGTCAAACGAGGACAGAAAGGTAAAATCATGTCTGATTTGCATGAATTTCCTTATTTTGAAACCTCTCCTTTGGGCTGGAGCTATCAGCGCCTTCAGGAAGAGATATTTTTGCAATGGTCTTTAGAAACTCAATATATAAAAGAGCTTCCGCAAGTTAATCACTCTTTTACAAGATATCAAGCTAGTTTAAAGCCCGTACTTTTTCAATCTTCGTATGAAAGGCCTATTAGGGATCATACCTGGCTCACTCATGAAACGCTGATGCAGCTGGCCTTTTCCTCAGGTCATCGTCGTATCTTCATGGACCTAAATTTGAAAGTATGA